In a single window of the Prochlorococcus marinus XMU1412 genome:
- a CDS encoding heme o synthase: MNSSNIENLNYKSPARDEVVPSRKRLTLPPWLEVAKPRLIPLLLATTLGGMALTEEWPLSSPKLICTLGGGALAAAAAGALNCLWEMELDKRMTRTSKRALPAGKLSSETVFLAAVSCTLAASMLLVSGVNYLAAGLTLLGLFSYVILYTVILKPRTTKNIVFGGVAGAIPPLVGASAATGHVGLSGWWLFGLVMLWTPAHFWALAILLKDDYSSVGIPMLPSVKGSVFTAKAISRYGWATVLMSIMGVFALPEGGLLYGIMLLPFNGRLLQLINELKKSPDDLSRAKSLFRWSILYMFGICLLLLISRTQLSVEFEQQSMQIFLSTLSLLSN, translated from the coding sequence ATGAACAGTAGTAACATAGAAAACTTGAACTATAAATCTCCAGCTAGGGATGAAGTTGTACCTTCCAGAAAAAGATTAACTTTGCCCCCTTGGCTTGAAGTAGCAAAACCTAGATTAATCCCACTTTTATTGGCAACAACTTTGGGAGGAATGGCTTTAACAGAAGAATGGCCTTTGTCTTCACCGAAACTTATCTGTACTTTAGGAGGAGGCGCTTTGGCAGCAGCAGCAGCAGGAGCTCTTAATTGTTTGTGGGAAATGGAATTAGATAAGAGGATGACAAGAACTAGTAAAAGAGCCTTGCCAGCAGGAAAGTTGTCATCTGAGACTGTATTTTTAGCTGCCGTATCATGTACTTTGGCAGCTTCGATGCTTTTAGTAAGTGGTGTAAATTATTTGGCTGCGGGTTTAACCCTTCTTGGTTTATTTAGCTACGTAATTTTATATACAGTTATTTTGAAACCTCGTACAACAAAAAACATTGTTTTCGGAGGAGTTGCTGGTGCGATACCACCTTTAGTTGGCGCATCTGCTGCTACAGGGCATGTAGGACTTAGTGGTTGGTGGTTGTTTGGTTTAGTAATGTTATGGACCCCAGCTCATTTTTGGGCACTTGCAATTTTGTTGAAGGATGATTACTCATCTGTTGGTATTCCTATGCTTCCTTCTGTTAAAGGATCTGTTTTTACTGCTAAAGCGATTTCTCGTTACGGATGGGCAACAGTCTTAATGAGTATTATGGGAGTTTTTGCTTTACCTGAAGGGGGTCTCTTATACGGAATTATGCTATTGCCATTTAATGGAAGACTTTTGCAATTAATAAATGAATTAAAGAAGTCTCCTGATGATCTTTCAAGAGCAAAGTCTCTTTTTAGGTGGTCTATTCTCTATATGTTTGGTATTTGTCTTTTGTTATTAATTTCTAGAACCCAACTATCCGTAGAATTTGAGCAGCAATCTATGCAAATATTTTTATCTACACTATCACTGCTTAGTAATTAA
- a CDS encoding ABC transporter ATP-binding protein, translating to MNYIKVKGLSKSYSEIKALKNLSMEIESGTLFGILGPNGAGKSTLIKILATLIEPDSGEVLISNINLIKNSRKIRELIGYVAQDIALDKILTGRELLDFQSDLYHINKNKKFERINKLIDQLEMNDWIDRKCGTYSGGMKRRIDLAAGLLHLPQVLILDEPTVGLDIESRNIIWQLLKDLRNNGMTIILSSHYLDEIDKLADKLVIIDDGRVIAQGTPAELKNKLGGDRVTLKVREFSNQEEAKNICQILSAIDGISQIIINEAQGFSINFVADKEKDLLTKLKVELAFSKFEIFSLTQSQPSLDDVYLQATGKTLLDAEISMAGKRDFKKESKQSMR from the coding sequence ATGAATTATATAAAAGTTAAAGGGCTCTCAAAATCTTATTCAGAAATCAAGGCTTTAAAAAATTTATCGATGGAAATTGAATCTGGAACATTATTCGGAATACTAGGTCCAAATGGTGCTGGCAAATCAACACTTATAAAAATACTAGCTACTTTAATAGAGCCTGATAGTGGAGAAGTTTTAATAAGTAATATTAATCTGATAAAAAATTCAAGGAAAATTAGAGAATTAATTGGTTATGTTGCCCAGGACATTGCACTTGATAAAATATTAACTGGACGAGAGCTTTTGGATTTTCAATCAGATTTATATCACATCAACAAAAACAAAAAATTTGAAAGGATTAATAAATTAATAGATCAATTAGAAATGAATGATTGGATTGATCGTAAGTGCGGGACTTATTCAGGGGGAATGAAAAGAAGAATAGATCTTGCAGCTGGACTTTTACATTTGCCCCAAGTATTAATATTGGATGAACCTACAGTTGGTTTAGATATTGAAAGTAGAAATATCATATGGCAACTTTTGAAAGATTTGAGAAATAATGGAATGACTATTATTTTAAGCAGTCACTATCTTGATGAAATAGATAAATTGGCAGACAAATTAGTGATAATTGATGATGGAAGGGTTATAGCACAGGGGACTCCTGCAGAACTGAAAAATAAATTAGGAGGAGATAGAGTAACTTTGAAAGTAAGAGAATTTAGTAATCAGGAAGAAGCAAAAAATATATGCCAAATTTTATCTGCAATAGATGGAATTAGTCAGATTATCATAAATGAAGCTCAAGGTTTCTCGATAAATTTTGTAGCAGATAAGGAAAAAGATTTACTTACGAAGCTCAAAGTGGAATTGGCATTCTCAAAGTTTGAAATTTTTTCTCTTACCCAAAGTCAGCCAAGCTTAGATGATGTATATCTTCAGGCAACTGGGAAAACATTATTGGATGCCGAAATTTCTATGGCAGGCAAAAGAGACTTTAAAAAAGAATCAAAGCAATCAATGCGATAA
- a CDS encoding ABC transporter permease, which produces MELQQYNLFFLYQETFALTKRLFIQLKRRPSTLLAGILQPIIWLFLFGALFSKAPEGFLPGVDSYGNFLGAGLIVFTAFSGALNSGLPLMFDREFGFLNRLLVAPLTSRLSIVLSSFFYITILSFVQSIVIMVVSYILGYGWPNLYGLGIVFTTLILLVLFVTSISLCLAFVLPGHIELIALIFVINLPLLFASTALAPISFMPNWLGWLASLNPLTFAIEPIRTAYTETMNLELVALHAPYGDLTCKSCISILFSLTVFSLIIIRPLLNRKLN; this is translated from the coding sequence ATGGAATTACAACAATATAATTTATTTTTTTTATATCAAGAAACATTTGCCTTAACAAAAAGATTATTTATTCAATTAAAAAGAAGACCATCAACTCTTTTAGCTGGAATATTACAACCTATAATTTGGCTTTTTTTATTTGGGGCATTATTCTCTAAAGCACCTGAAGGTTTTTTGCCAGGAGTTGATTCTTATGGGAATTTTTTAGGAGCAGGACTTATTGTTTTTACTGCTTTTAGCGGAGCCCTAAATTCTGGTCTTCCTTTAATGTTTGATAGAGAGTTTGGATTTCTTAATAGATTACTTGTGGCTCCTTTAACCAGTAGATTATCCATAGTTTTATCTTCTTTTTTTTACATAACAATCCTTAGCTTTGTTCAGAGTATTGTAATAATGGTTGTTTCATACATTTTGGGTTATGGATGGCCCAACTTATATGGTTTAGGAATTGTTTTTACAACACTAATCCTATTAGTTCTTTTTGTGACATCAATAAGTTTATGTTTAGCTTTTGTTTTGCCCGGGCATATTGAATTAATAGCTCTTATATTTGTGATAAATTTACCTCTTCTTTTTGCAAGTACTGCTTTGGCTCCAATTTCTTTTATGCCAAATTGGCTTGGGTGGTTAGCTTCATTAAATCCATTAACTTTTGCGATTGAACCTATTAGGACTGCTTATACAGAAACTATGAATTTAGAATTAGTGGCTTTACATGCCCCATATGGTGATTTAACTTGTAAGAGTTGTATATCAATTTTATTTTCTTTAACAGTTTTTTCCTTGATCATTATAAGGCCTCTGTTAAATAGAAAGTTAAATTAA
- a CDS encoding glycoprotein, protein MLLKNHLIEVFKKASSENNFLLKENVVLKWVHRFGIDSLNDLLIHTPVKKENHEEENQEQITLIDENHEEENQEQITLIDENHEEENQEQIRLESFKTLENLEETNCEPNYLKISNNNQVFNAKQDSNQINQYIKTPKLPLPNIKNLRKWINKDKKAS, encoded by the coding sequence ATGCTTTTAAAAAATCATCTAATAGAAGTTTTTAAAAAAGCCTCTTCAGAAAATAATTTTTTGCTTAAAGAAAATGTTGTTCTTAAGTGGGTCCATAGATTTGGGATTGATTCTTTAAATGATTTATTAATCCATACTCCAGTAAAAAAGGAAAATCATGAAGAAGAAAATCAAGAACAAATAACTTTAATTGATGAAAATCATGAAGAAGAAAATCAAGAACAAATAACTTTAATTGATGAAAATCATGAAGAAGAAAATCAAGAACAAATTAGGCTTGAATCTTTTAAGACTTTAGAAAATTTAGAAGAAACAAATTGTGAACCAAATTACTTAAAAATTTCTAACAATAATCAAGTCTTTAATGCTAAACAAGATTCTAATCAAATAAATCAATATATTAAAACCCCAAAATTACCACTACCTAATATTAAAAATTTAAGAAAATGGATTAATAAAGATAAAAAAGCTAGTTAG
- the groL gene encoding chaperonin GroEL (60 kDa chaperone family; promotes refolding of misfolded polypeptides especially under stressful conditions; forms two stacked rings of heptamers to form a barrel-shaped 14mer; ends can be capped by GroES; misfolded proteins enter the barrel where they are refolded when GroES binds) has product MAKQLSFSNESREALEKGVNFVANAVKVTIGPKAKNVVIERKFGSPDIVRDGSTVAKEIEIENPISNLGAKLIEQVASKTKESAGDGTTTATILTQKMVQEGLKNIASGASPMELKKGMEIGLAFVLEKLSSKSISLSGSDIQKVATVSAGGDEEIGSIISKAMDIVTSDGVITVEESQSLDTELDITEGMSFDRGYSSPYFVTDQERQVCELENPKILITDQKISTLIDLVPILEEIQKSGSPLLIIAEDIEGEALTTLVLNKNSGVLNVASVRAPLFGERRKAALEDIAILTGAKLISEDKSMTLDKVSIKDLGKAKKITITKEKTTIVAFEDTKDLVKARVEKLKREVDITDSEYDQDKINERIAKLAGGVALIKVGAATETEMKYKKLRIEDSLNATKAAIEEGVVSGGGQTLIEISDDLLNLSQTSSDDLRTGINIVKEALLEPTKQIAKNAGFNGDVVVAEIKRLNKGFNVNSGKYEDLKDSGILDPTKVIRLALQDSVSIAAMLLTTEVAMADIPEPEAAAPGGPGGDPMGGMGGMGMPGMGGMGMPGMGGMGMPGMGGMGMPGMGGMGMPGMM; this is encoded by the coding sequence ATGGCTAAACAATTAAGTTTTTCTAATGAATCAAGAGAAGCGCTAGAAAAAGGTGTAAATTTCGTAGCTAATGCGGTAAAGGTTACTATTGGCCCAAAAGCAAAAAACGTTGTAATAGAGAGAAAATTTGGTTCACCAGATATAGTTAGAGATGGGTCCACAGTTGCTAAAGAAATTGAGATTGAGAACCCTATTTCTAATTTGGGTGCGAAATTAATAGAACAAGTTGCATCCAAGACGAAAGAGAGTGCAGGAGATGGAACCACAACAGCCACCATTTTGACTCAGAAGATGGTTCAAGAGGGATTAAAAAATATTGCTTCTGGTGCCAGTCCTATGGAATTAAAAAAAGGTATGGAGATAGGCCTGGCTTTTGTTCTAGAAAAATTAAGTTCCAAAAGTATTTCATTAAGTGGTTCTGATATCCAAAAAGTTGCAACAGTTAGTGCTGGAGGTGATGAAGAAATTGGATCTATAATTTCGAAGGCAATGGATATTGTTACTTCAGATGGCGTAATAACTGTCGAAGAATCTCAATCACTAGATACAGAATTAGATATAACTGAAGGAATGTCTTTTGATAGAGGCTATAGTTCTCCATATTTCGTAACAGACCAAGAAAGACAAGTTTGTGAACTTGAAAATCCTAAAATATTAATAACTGATCAAAAAATTTCAACTTTAATTGATCTGGTTCCAATACTTGAAGAAATTCAGAAGTCAGGCTCCCCTTTGCTAATAATTGCTGAAGATATTGAAGGAGAGGCTTTAACCACCTTGGTTTTGAATAAGAATAGTGGAGTGTTAAACGTAGCTTCTGTAAGGGCTCCGTTATTTGGCGAGAGAAGAAAAGCTGCCCTTGAAGATATTGCTATTCTTACTGGAGCTAAGTTAATTAGTGAAGATAAATCGATGACACTTGATAAAGTATCGATTAAAGATTTAGGCAAAGCAAAAAAAATAACTATCACGAAGGAAAAAACTACAATAGTTGCCTTCGAAGACACTAAAGATTTGGTTAAAGCGCGAGTAGAAAAATTAAAGAGAGAAGTTGACATAACAGACTCAGAGTATGATCAGGACAAAATTAATGAAAGGATCGCAAAACTAGCTGGAGGGGTAGCACTTATCAAAGTTGGAGCTGCAACAGAAACAGAGATGAAGTACAAAAAGTTAAGAATTGAAGATTCCCTTAATGCTACGAAAGCTGCTATTGAAGAGGGTGTAGTTTCTGGAGGTGGACAAACTTTAATTGAAATATCAGATGACCTTTTAAATTTAAGTCAAACATCTTCCGATGATTTAAGAACAGGGATAAATATAGTAAAAGAAGCCCTTTTGGAACCTACTAAACAAATAGCAAAAAATGCTGGTTTTAATGGTGATGTAGTTGTTGCTGAAATTAAAAGACTTAACAAAGGCTTCAATGTTAATTCAGGAAAATATGAGGATTTAAAAGATTCAGGAATATTAGATCCAACCAAAGTAATAAGATTAGCTCTTCAAGATTCAGTATCTATTGCAGCTATGCTCCTGACAACAGAAGTTGCAATGGCTGACATTCCAGAGCCTGAAGCCGCAGCCCCAGGAGGGCCAGGTGGAGATCCAATGGGTGGCATGGGAGGTATGGGTATGCCAGGAATGGGCGGCATGGGTATGCCAGGAATGGGAGGCATGGGTATGCCAGGAATGGGAGGCATGGGTATGCCAGGAATGGGCGGCATGGGTATGCCAGGTATGATGTAA
- the fabG gene encoding 3-oxoacyl-[acyl-carrier-protein] reductase, with amino-acid sequence MSNTDSLSGKVALITGASRGIGKEIALELSRLGAEVFINYSSSDEKAEEVVNSIKNSGGKAHKLKFDVSREDSVSSAFGEIIKINGSIDILINNAGITRDGLLMRMKSEQWDDVLNTNLKGVFLCTKYASKFMMKKRSGSIVNISSVVGIIGNPGQANYSAAKAGVIGFTKSCAKEFASRGINVNAIAPGFIETEMTGKLNTEEILKVIPLRKLGSCTQIANLVSFLVSSNAGSYITGQTISIDGGMSI; translated from the coding sequence ATGTCCAATACAGATTCATTATCAGGCAAAGTTGCTTTAATCACTGGAGCTAGCAGAGGAATTGGTAAAGAAATTGCTTTGGAACTAAGCCGCTTAGGAGCAGAAGTTTTTATTAATTACTCTTCTTCTGATGAAAAAGCTGAAGAAGTTGTAAATTCAATAAAAAATTCGGGAGGTAAAGCTCATAAATTAAAATTTGATGTATCAAGAGAGGATTCTGTCAGTTCAGCTTTTGGAGAAATCATAAAAATTAATGGCTCCATTGATATTCTTATTAACAATGCAGGTATTACTAGAGATGGACTATTGATGAGAATGAAATCGGAACAATGGGATGATGTATTAAATACAAACTTAAAAGGGGTTTTTCTTTGTACAAAATATGCTTCAAAATTTATGATGAAAAAAAGAAGCGGTAGTATTGTAAATATTTCATCTGTTGTTGGAATAATTGGTAATCCCGGCCAAGCAAATTATTCTGCAGCCAAAGCTGGAGTTATTGGATTCACAAAATCTTGCGCTAAAGAATTTGCTTCAAGAGGTATAAACGTAAACGCAATAGCTCCTGGCTTTATAGAAACAGAAATGACTGGAAAACTTAATACTGAAGAGATACTTAAAGTTATCCCTTTAAGGAAATTAGGAAGTTGTACTCAAATTGCAAACTTAGTGTCATTCTTAGTTTCTAGTAATGCTGGGAGTTATATTACAGGGCAAACAATCAGTATTGACGGAGGTATGAGTATTTAA
- the ispD gene encoding 2-C-methyl-D-erythritol 4-phosphate cytidylyltransferase — MHFLIPAAGSGSRMKAGKNKLLIDLEGESLIFWTLKSVFSASSTNWVGIIGQPKDKNLLLNSAKDFAHKVHWINGGDTRQESVFNGLKALPKDAEKVLIHDGARCLINPELIDLCAKQLDDNEAVILATKVTDTIKIVNNEGFIKETPDRNYLWAAQTPQGFLVDRLKKAHKMAIDNNWKVTDDASLFEMLNWKVKIVEGTYSNIKITSPIDLKIAKLFVKNP, encoded by the coding sequence GTGCACTTTTTAATACCAGCTGCAGGGAGCGGTAGCAGAATGAAAGCTGGAAAAAATAAATTACTTATTGATTTAGAGGGAGAGTCTTTGATTTTTTGGACACTTAAATCTGTATTTTCTGCAAGCTCAACAAATTGGGTTGGAATAATTGGGCAACCGAAAGATAAAAATTTATTATTAAATTCAGCAAAAGATTTTGCTCATAAAGTTCATTGGATTAATGGTGGTGACACTAGACAAGAGTCAGTTTTTAATGGTTTAAAAGCGCTACCAAAAGATGCTGAAAAAGTTTTAATACATGATGGTGCTAGATGTCTAATTAATCCTGAATTGATAGACCTTTGTGCCAAACAATTAGATGACAATGAAGCTGTAATTTTGGCTACTAAGGTAACTGACACAATAAAGATTGTTAATAATGAAGGTTTTATTAAAGAAACACCAGATAGAAATTATTTATGGGCAGCGCAAACTCCTCAGGGCTTTTTAGTAGATAGATTAAAAAAAGCTCATAAGATGGCAATTGATAATAATTGGAAAGTCACAGATGATGCCTCACTATTCGAAATGCTTAATTGGAAAGTGAAGATTGTTGAAGGAACTTATTCAAATATAAAAATCACATCCCCTATAGATTTGAAAATAGCAAAACTTTTTGTGAAGAACCCTTAG
- a CDS encoding LD-carboxypeptidase, producing the protein MVFRLKKGDLIDILAPGSFIDENENFQKGIEILKNWGLEINENNSLSKKFGYFAGDDLTRFEELEKALNSKLIIFAKGGWGSARLLEKEPSWQHGLMLGFSDTCSLLLSKYSQGFTGSIHGPMVNGLFKEPEWSLERLRNLLFEGYVEDIRGIPLRGGIAKGEIIVSNLTIATFLIGTNHFPNCKGKIIIFEDINEDIYKIDRMLTYLRMTKTLTEIAGIGFGSFSNDSCDLEWKDLLKNCIIERLLEFDFPILFDLPIGHISGNACIPLGYESTLNGYDGILSIHKPF; encoded by the coding sequence ATGGTTTTTAGATTAAAAAAAGGTGATCTTATAGATATTTTAGCTCCAGGCTCCTTTATTGATGAAAACGAAAATTTTCAAAAAGGCATAGAAATCTTAAAAAACTGGGGCTTGGAAATTAATGAAAATAATTCTCTATCAAAAAAATTTGGTTATTTTGCAGGTGATGATCTAACTAGATTTGAAGAACTGGAAAAAGCACTAAATAGTAAGCTAATCATTTTTGCAAAAGGAGGCTGGGGTTCAGCAAGACTATTAGAAAAAGAACCTTCTTGGCAGCATGGTTTAATGCTTGGATTCTCAGATACATGTTCTTTATTACTATCAAAATATTCTCAAGGATTTACAGGTTCTATTCATGGGCCCATGGTTAATGGCCTTTTCAAAGAGCCGGAGTGGAGTCTTGAGAGATTAAGAAATTTACTTTTTGAGGGATATGTTGAAGATATAAGAGGAATCCCTTTAAGAGGTGGGATAGCTAAAGGAGAAATTATCGTTTCTAACTTAACTATTGCTACTTTTTTAATTGGTACTAATCACTTTCCAAATTGCAAAGGGAAAATAATAATTTTTGAAGATATTAATGAAGATATTTATAAAATTGATCGCATGTTGACTTACCTCAGAATGACTAAAACACTTACTGAAATTGCTGGCATTGGATTCGGAAGTTTTTCTAATGATTCCTGCGACCTTGAATGGAAAGATTTACTAAAAAACTGCATTATTGAAAGACTCCTAGAGTTTGATTTTCCTATTCTTTTTGACCTCCCAATAGGCCACATATCGGGAAATGCTTGCATTCCTTTAGGATACGAATCCACTTTAAATGGTTATGATGGCATTCTTAGTATCCATAAACCTTTTTAA
- a CDS encoding 4-hydroxybenzoate polyprenyltransferase: protein MKYTIGHMPNKNRQIKLSTFFELLRWNKPTGRIILLIPAGWSLYLTPDANPTFLMLLRIILGGLLVSGLGCVVNDIWDKKIDQRVFRTKDRPLAANKIGLKTAYSILIFLILCSFFLTLSLPQPGRILSISLAFLALPIILIYPSAKRWFKYPQLILSICWGFAVLIPWAANEGNLNSIVLLFCWLATIFWTFGFDTIYALADKKYDIKIGINSSAVNLRSNTRVTIQICYFLTSSFLALCGFINQMDFIFWPIWLTTSILMQRDILKVFPEKKQTMKNIGNHFKNQSIYGGVLLLGIIIAS from the coding sequence ATGAAATATACAATAGGTCATATGCCAAATAAAAACCGACAAATTAAATTAAGTACTTTTTTTGAATTATTAAGGTGGAATAAACCGACTGGACGAATTATCTTACTTATTCCTGCTGGATGGAGTTTATATTTAACCCCAGATGCTAATCCAACATTTTTAATGTTGCTAAGAATAATTCTGGGAGGACTACTAGTAAGTGGATTAGGCTGCGTGGTTAATGATATTTGGGACAAAAAAATTGATCAAAGAGTTTTTAGAACAAAAGATAGACCTCTAGCTGCAAATAAAATCGGTCTTAAAACGGCTTATTCAATTCTTATCTTTTTAATTTTATGTAGCTTCTTTTTAACTTTGTCACTACCTCAACCTGGAAGAATACTTTCCATTTCACTTGCTTTTTTAGCTTTACCTATCATTTTAATTTATCCTTCTGCCAAAAGATGGTTTAAATATCCCCAATTAATCTTATCCATATGCTGGGGTTTTGCTGTCTTAATTCCCTGGGCCGCAAATGAAGGCAATTTAAATAGTATTGTTTTGTTGTTTTGCTGGCTAGCTACCATTTTTTGGACTTTTGGCTTTGACACGATTTATGCTCTAGCAGATAAAAAATATGATATCAAAATTGGAATAAATAGCTCCGCTGTTAACCTCCGCAGCAATACTAGAGTAACTATTCAAATTTGTTATTTTTTAACTTCTAGTTTTCTCGCATTATGCGGATTTATTAATCAAATGGATTTTATTTTTTGGCCAATTTGGCTTACAACGTCAATCTTAATGCAGAGAGATATACTAAAAGTATTTCCTGAGAAAAAGCAAACAATGAAAAATATAGGTAATCACTTCAAAAATCAATCAATTTATGGAGGAGTTCTTTTATTAGGAATTATCATTGCCTCATAA
- a CDS encoding Ppx/GppA phosphatase family protein translates to MIDKQELRYFQEKQIFVASIDIGTNSTHLLVAEINLELKSFSIKFTDKSTTRLGERDEEGNLTEESIQRALVTLKRFKEYCKSNGVKQIVTAATSAVREAPNGQDFIRRVLDETGIQIEMISGSEEARLIYLGVLSGMSFEDQSFVIIDIGGGSTELILADKKDSIALTSSRIGAVRLKNDFLNKESITSERSSFLTTFIKGSLEPSVRKIKSRSKGDKPLSMIATSGTATSLGNLIADDLGESKQKLHGYKFKRENLQNVLEKLIKLPVSEIKKIPSLSERRAEIIIPGALILNTAMEMLNFNELIVSERALREGLVVDWMLRKGIIKNELNIQSNIRKTTIVHQARKFGVDNTRAEKVNDIAFQIYNQTKNIFHSDNDPKAKELLWAASNLYNCGKYVNVGSYHKHSWYLIKNCELLGYSEAETNIIASIARYHRKTLPKKRHESWQNLVSKEDKKLVLEMSLILRLAASLDQRPDKVISSVQIKLQENILTFELLPLNKNHDLLLEKWNLGLCRNVIKELKNLDLKVI, encoded by the coding sequence ATGATAGATAAACAAGAATTAAGATATTTTCAAGAAAAGCAAATTTTCGTAGCTTCTATAGATATTGGAACTAACTCTACACATCTCTTGGTAGCAGAAATTAATCTAGAATTAAAATCATTTTCAATAAAATTCACTGATAAATCAACCACTCGTCTTGGAGAAAGAGATGAGGAGGGTAATCTTACTGAAGAATCAATCCAAAGAGCATTAGTTACTCTTAAGCGATTTAAGGAATATTGCAAAAGTAATGGAGTAAAACAAATAGTAACAGCAGCAACAAGTGCAGTTAGGGAAGCTCCAAACGGTCAAGATTTTATTAGAAGAGTTCTTGATGAAACTGGTATTCAAATAGAAATGATAAGTGGTTCTGAGGAAGCCAGATTAATTTACCTTGGCGTTCTTTCTGGTATGTCTTTTGAAGATCAGTCTTTTGTAATCATAGATATTGGAGGAGGATCTACAGAATTAATACTTGCAGATAAAAAAGATTCTATAGCTCTTACCAGTTCGAGAATTGGTGCTGTAAGACTTAAAAACGATTTTTTAAATAAAGAGTCTATAACTTCAGAAAGATCGAGTTTTTTAACAACTTTTATTAAAGGATCTTTAGAACCATCTGTTCGAAAAATAAAGAGTAGATCTAAGGGAGATAAGCCTTTATCTATGATTGCAACCAGTGGCACTGCAACCTCATTAGGAAATTTGATCGCAGATGATTTAGGAGAATCTAAACAAAAGTTGCATGGTTATAAATTTAAAAGGGAAAATTTACAAAATGTATTGGAAAAACTAATTAAATTGCCAGTTTCGGAAATCAAGAAAATACCTTCATTAAGTGAGAGAAGAGCAGAAATAATTATTCCAGGAGCATTGATATTAAACACCGCAATGGAGATGTTGAACTTTAATGAATTAATAGTAAGTGAGAGGGCGCTAAGAGAGGGTTTGGTTGTAGATTGGATGCTTCGTAAAGGGATAATTAAAAATGAGTTAAATATTCAAAGCAATATTAGAAAAACAACCATAGTCCATCAGGCCAGAAAGTTTGGAGTAGATAATACGAGAGCTGAGAAAGTTAATGATATTGCCTTTCAAATCTATAATCAGACTAAAAATATCTTTCATAGCGATAATGACCCTAAAGCAAAAGAGCTTCTTTGGGCAGCTTCTAATCTTTATAATTGTGGGAAATACGTGAATGTTGGTTCATATCATAAACACTCTTGGTACTTAATAAAAAATTGTGAGTTGTTGGGATATTCTGAAGCAGAAACAAATATTATTGCTTCAATTGCTAGGTACCATAGAAAGACTTTACCCAAGAAAAGACATGAGTCTTGGCAAAATTTAGTATCCAAAGAAGATAAAAAATTAGTTCTTGAAATGTCATTAATCCTGAGACTAGCAGCATCTCTTGATCAAAGACCTGACAAGGTGATCTCCTCAGTTCAAATAAAATTGCAGGAAAATATTCTTACATTTGAACTTTTACCTTTAAATAAAAACCATGATCTTCTTCTTGAAAAATGGAACTTAGGATTATGCCGAAATGTAATTAAAGAACTAAAGAATTTGGATTTAAAAGTTATTTAG
- a CDS encoding helix-turn-helix domain-containing protein — translation MKEIKSVSGINNKGGDSSLKRIGNFIKEARLSKNQSIEDLASDLKIGAHQLEAIEEGNEEKLPEKVFVKAMIRRISQKLKLDTEFLMDEFKTERKEVKIEEIVEEVSKKNYKYRQSKNFNPLGFLIFILISGFLGLIASSLIFNLFSDSSQNQTPKQELFKKTK, via the coding sequence TTGAAAGAAATAAAATCTGTTTCGGGAATCAACAATAAAGGAGGAGATTCCTCTTTAAAGAGAATCGGAAATTTCATTAAAGAGGCTAGGTTAAGTAAAAATCAATCCATTGAAGATTTGGCTTCTGATTTAAAAATAGGAGCTCATCAACTTGAAGCCATAGAAGAAGGTAATGAAGAAAAACTACCTGAAAAAGTATTTGTCAAAGCAATGATTAGACGCATTTCACAGAAGCTCAAACTTGATACAGAATTTTTAATGGATGAGTTCAAGACAGAGAGGAAAGAAGTGAAAATTGAAGAAATAGTTGAAGAAGTTTCCAAAAAAAATTACAAATATAGGCAATCTAAGAATTTTAATCCACTAGGATTCCTAATATTCATTTTAATTTCAGGTTTTCTCGGACTAATCGCCTCGTCCTTGATTTTCAATTTATTTTCAGACTCTTCTCAGAATCAAACTCCAAAACAAGAACTTTTTAAAAAAACTAAATAA